A region of the Methylobacterium nodulans ORS 2060 genome:
GGGCTGAATCGTCCTCATGCTGAGGCGCCGGCGATCTTCGATCGCCGGCGCCTCAGCATGAGGGCCGGTGCAGCTGCCATCGGGGGCCTTGCGGCCAGTTTCATCCCTCAGGGTCGGCCCGGCCAGCGACGAAGTTCACCCTGGAGCAGCCCATGGGATAAGGACAAGCCTTATCTCCGAGCTGCTTGGCGAAAGACACGCGGACAGCTCACCAGCCTACTCGGCAGCCGCATCATAGAGCTCTACCGGCGGGCAACTGCACACGAGATTGCGGTCGCCGTAGGCATTGTCGACACGGTTGACCGGCGGCCAGTACTTATCAATTCCCAGCGATCCAGCCGGGAAGCAGGCTGCCTCCCGTGAATAAGGCCGTTCCCAGGAACCAATGAGATCCTGCACCGTATGCGGGGCTTGTTTCAGGGGATTGTTCGTCCGGTCGGCGCGCCCTTCCTCGATCGCCCGGATTTCCTCGCGGATCGCCAGCAAGGCATCGCAGAAGCGATCGATCTCGGCCTTGGTTTCGGATTCGGTCGGCTCGATCATCAGCGTCCCGGCCACCGGCCAGCTCATGGTCGGCGGGTGGAAGCCGCAATCGATCAGGCGCTTGGCGATATCGTCGACGCTGATCCCGGCGCTCTTCTGGAAGGGACGCACATCCACGATGCATTCGTGAGCAACCCGCCCCTTTTGCCCCGCATACAGGATCGAGTAGGCGCCCTCGAGCCGCTTGGCGATGTAGTTGGCGTTGAGGATCGCGATACGCGTTGCCTGGGTGAGCCCGCGCCCCCCCATCATCAGGCAGTAGCCCCACGAAATCGGCAGGATCGAGGCCGAACCGAACGGCGCGGCCGAGACCGCCCCCGTCTCCCCGGAGCGGGGATCGGTGGGGAGATACGGGATGAGATGCGCCTTGACGCCGATCGGCCCCATGCCGGGCCCGCCGCCGCCATGCGGGATGCAGAACGTCTTGTGAAGGTTGAGGTGGCTGACATCCGCACCGATGTCGCCCGGCCGCGCGAGGCCGACGAGCGCGTTGAGATTCGCGCCATCGAGATAAACCTGGCCGCCATGGGCGTGAACGATGTCGCACAATTCGCGCACCCGCGCCTCGAACACGCCGTGTGTCGACGGGTAGGTGATCATGCAGGCGGCAAGGTTGTGCGAATGCAGCTCGGCCTTCCTGCGGAAATCGTCCACGTCGATGTTGCCGTGAGCGTCGGCACCCACGACGATCACGCTCATCCCGCACATCTGCGCCGAGGCCGGATTGGTGCCATGGGCGGAGGAGGGGATCAGGCAGATCGTGCGGTGCCCCTCACCGCGGGCCTGATGGTAGGCGCGGATCGCGAGAAGCCCCGCATATTCCCCCTGCGCTCCCGAATTCGGCTGCATCGAGATCGCATCGTATCCGGTGATCTCGCAGAGCTTTTTCGAGAGATCGCCGATCAGCTCGGCATAGCCCCGAGCCTGATCGTCGGGAACGAACGGATGAATCTCGGAGAATTCAGGCCACGAGATCGGCAGCATCTCGGCCGTCGCGTTGAGCTTCATCGTACAGGAGCCGAGCGGGATCATGGTTCGGTCGAGCGCGAGATCCCGATCGGCGAGACGCCGCATGTAGCGCGTCATCTCGCTCTCGGCCCGGTTCATGTGGAAGATCGGGTGGGTGAGATAGGCGGAGGTGCGGGTGAGGGCTGCCGGCAGACGGGGCTCGGGCCAAGCCTCGTCATAGACGAGTTCCGTCCCCCCGAAGGCGCGCCAGACGGCCTGAATGATGTCCGGTCGCGTGCGCTCGTCGACCGTGATACCGATCCGGTCGTCACCAATCTTCCGAAGATTCACCCCGTTCTCGACGGCGCTTCTCAGGATCATTCCCTGGAACGGGCCGACCGCCACGGTGATGGTATCGAAGAAGTGAGCCGGCTCGACCGAGAAGCCGAGTTGCGTCAGCCCGTCCGCCAGGCGCACCGCATCCCGGTGCACTCTCTGGGCGATCGCCTTCAGGCCCTCCGGACCATGATAGACGGCGTACATCGAAGCGACGACGGCCAGCAGCACTTGACTCGTGCAGATGTTCGAGGTCGCCTTCTCGCGGCGGATGTGCTGCTCGCGGGTCTGGAGCGCGAGCCGATAGGCACGGTGGCCCCTGGCATCGACGGAGACACCGACGATGCGGCCCGGCAGCGCCCGCTTGTACGCATCACGGGTCGCCATGTAGCCGGCATGGGGGCCGCCATAACCCATCGGCACGCCGTAGCGCTGCATCGACCCGATCGCGATGTCGGCGCCCATCTCGCCCGGCGCCTTGAGCAGCGTGAGCGCCAGCGGGTCGGCGGCCATCACCGCCACGGCCCCGGCCGCGTGCAGGCCCGTGATCAGGCCCGTGAAATCGTGGATGGCTCCATTCACGCCCGGGTACTGGAAGAGCGCGCCGAAGACCGCTTCCGCCTCGAGGTCCCGAAAAGGATCTCCGACGACGACGCGCCAACCGAGCGGCGCGGCCCTCGTCCGCAGCACCGCAATCGTTTGGGGGAGGCAGTCCCGATCGACGAAGAAGGTGTCTCGCTGCGAGGTCGCGACGCGCTTGGCCATGCTCATCGCCTCGGCAGCGGCGGTCGCCTCGTCGAGAAGCGACGCGTTGGCGATATCGAGCGCCGTGAGGTCGCAGACCATGGTCTGGAAATTCAGCAGCGCCTCAAGACGGCCTTGGCTGATCTCCGGCTGATATGGCGAGTAGGCGGTGTACCAGGCCGGATTCTCGAAGATGTTGCGCTGGATCGCAGGCGGCATCGTCGTGCCGTGGTAGCCCTGGCCGATCAGCGAGACGAGGAGACGGTTCTTGTTTGCAACCGTGCGCATCCGCTCCATCAGCCGCCGCTCGGTCAGAGGGCGGCCGAAATCGATCGGCTCACGCTGGCGAATGTCGGGAGGCAGCGTCTCATCGATCAGCGCGTCGAGGCTTGCCACGCCCACACGCTGCAGCATCTCGGCGATTTCACCCTGGGTCGGGCCGATATGGCGGCGGTTCGCGAAATCGTAAGGATCGTAGGCGGCCATGATCTCAAGTTTTCCGATTGTTCATTTCGGGAAGGCGGCATAGGCCGCTTCGTCCATCAGGGCTTCCATGGCAGACGGATCCTTGAGCCTCATCCGGTAGAGCCAGCCTGCGCCCTGCGGGTCGGCGTTCACGGTCTCCGGAGCGGCGACAACGGCCTCGTTGATCTCCGTCACCTCGCCATCGAGCGGGGCGTAAACGTCGGACGCAGCCTTGACCGACTCGACGACGGCGGCGGCCTCGCCCTTCGTCAGAACGGCGCCGACCTTCGGGAGTTCAACGAAGACGAGATCGCCGAGCTGTTCTGCAGCATGGCTGGTGATCCCAACGGTCGCGATCTCTCCGTCGAGCTTCAGCCACTCGTGTTCCTCGGTAAACCGCAGCATACTTGCACTCCGGATCGGTCAGCCGCGCTTGAAGCCGGCAGGGTGGAAGGGAAGCGACGTGACGGTGAGCGGCAGGCGCTGCCCGCGCACTTCCGCAAAGACGCATGTGCCGCTGTCGGTGTAGGCGGTCGGCAGGTAACCCATCGCCACCGGGCCGCCGAGGCTCGGGCCGAAGCTGCCCGATGTGACGTGGCCCAGGCGGATCCCGTCCGCCGCCGCATGAAGCGAGGCACCGGCCCGCACGGGGGTACGCCCCTGCGGCCTCAGACCGACCCGCCGTCGTGCGACGCCCGCCTCCAATTCGTGCAGAATGCGCTCGGCGCCCGGGAACCCCCCTTCGCGCGCGCCGCCGCGACGCCGGATTCGGGGGATCGCGAAGCTCAGACCCGCCTCGACGGGACTCGTGGTCACGTCGATGTCGGCGCCATGCAGGCACAGGCCCGCTTCGAGCCGCAGCGTATCGCGGGCGCCGAGTCCGACCGGGAGCACGGCAGGCTTGGCAAGCAGCGCCTCGGCGATGGTCTCGGCCCCGTCTGCCGGAACCGAGATTTCGAAACCATCCTCGCCCGTGTAGCCGGAACGCGTGACCAAGCAGGGGATGCCCAGAAGCGTGACCGGGCGCACATCCATGAAGCGCATCTGCACGATCTCGGGCGCCAGCTCGGCCATGGCGGCCTCGGCGGCAGGCCCCTGAAGCGCCAGAAGCGCACGGGGAAGCTCCTCGATCGTGATCCAGGCCGGCAGATGGGCCCTCAGGTAGGCAGCGTCAGCCTGCTTGTTCGCCGCATTCACGACGAGGACGAGGCCATCGCCGGAACGCGCGATCATCAGGTCGTCGAGTATGCCGCCGGATGCGTCGGTGAGCAGTCCGTAGCGCTGGCGACCATCACTCAGGCCGAGGAGGTCGGCCGGGATCACGCTTTCGAGAGCCAGGGCGATCTGGCTCAGGTCGTCGCCACGCAGGGCGATCTGCCCCATGTGAGACACGTCGAACAGACCGGCCGCCGCCCGTGTGTGCAGATGTTCCTTCAGCAGACCCGCCGGATAGTGCAGGGGCATGGCGTAGCCCGCGAACGGCACCATCCGAGCGCCGAGGCGCTGATGCAGGTCGTGAAGGGGCGTTTGTCTGAGAGCAACGGTCTCGGCAGGTTGCGCCGGCATCTCTGGATCCTCCGCGGCAGAAAGCACCGGACGCGCGGCTGCGCCTCCGGCTACCCCCATCTGTCGCGGTTACCTGAGAGCTTCCCTCACGCCGGAGCGCGAGGTTTCTCCTTCGGTGGACGCCAGATGGCGCCTCTCTCCAGATCGTCCAACGATACGGTGATTGTGCCTGAGAGTTTCCGGGGGTGGTTGCTCCGTCGGCGCCATACTCGGCCCATGGGCCGGGCTGGGCTCTCCCGCATCGCCCTGTTCGGACGTTTCGACCTAAGCACATGACACGATGCGGCGCAACATCGGCGCCGATCGGCTTCGTCAGGCAGGATCCTCGGCCTGCCGGTCATCCTCCAGCTCCGCGGACCCGCCGCGGAACCAGATGCGTTGCGATCTGCCGCTGGTTTGCTGGAGTAGCGGCCCGAGCCAGCGGGACAGTGCGTTTGGTAATAGATTTATTCATTCTCGGCAGCAGGAGCGCGAGCACCGCTTCGAACAAGCTCGACCACGGTATGGACGAGCGGATTGTGACGCGCGGTGGACCAGGCCAGCGCCGCTGCGACGATGTCGACGCGCTCCTTCAAGGGGCGGAAGATGACGTTGCCTGGAGCGAGCCTTTCGAAGGTCGAGGGAACGAGCGCGATACCCTGACCACAGCCGACAAAGGCAATCTGTGACGTGACGGAGCGAACCTCGTGCAGGATGCGAGGCGAGAAACCATGCGCGCGACAGGCCGCGACCACATGATCGAAGTAGACCGGGCTCAGCCGACGGGAGAACATTGCGAAGTCCTCGTGCGCGAGCGTGCCGAGCGGGATCTCGGGCAGGTCCGCCAATGCTTCGAGGCTGCGGCTGCGCCGCAGCACCTCAGCATGAGGGCCGGTGGGGCTGCCATCGAAGGGGGCGCTCTTACGGCCGGTTTCATCCGTCAGGGTCGGCAAAGGCCGGTGGTGAACTGATCCCAACGGCCCAGGCTACTGACGCATCGGGCCGTTGGCCCATCTCGAATTGTCAATGCCAAGCCAGAGACTTTGTTGAAGAGGCTTCCGGTGCCTCTCCGTCGTGGAGCCGGCCGGTCTCGGCCGGTTCGATCGCCTGCGGCATCCTCATGTACGGCGAGCAGAATGCATCGCTCTCCGACCTGACGCACACTCAGGCGGAGGGCGTGCAGCTGGCGGAGATTCCCGCCTGCGGCCACTTCCCGATGTATTCCAATCCGGCCCTGATGTGGCGGGAAATCACCGCGTTCCAGGCACGCTCCAGCGCAGAGTGAGCGGGTTGCCCGCTGTATCCCACGTGATGCCGTGCCCTGGTCAGGCTGCCGTCATCCACGATCGCCATCGCCAGGGCTCGGCGATTCCAGTGACGTCGCGGGGGCGAAGTTCACCGCATATGAACCTCGCCCACCGCCCGCATGTTTTGCCCACCCGGTTGGGCCGGCCCGCACGCACTACAACTGAGAGTGCGTGCGGAACTTCGGGTCGGACCACCTGCAGGCGGCGCACCTATGAGCACCCGGTCGTGCTGCCGCAGGTGTCGCACTTCAGGCAGGTGCCGTTGCGGACCAGCGTGAAGTTCGCGCATTCGGGGCAGGCCTCGCCCACATAGCCCTTCATCTTCGCCTCGGCGCGCCGGTCGGCGACACTGCGCTCGGGCTTGGCGAAGGGGAGGGCCTCCGTGGCCGCCTCGATCCGGCCGGCGAGGGCCGGCTCGGTCTTCAGCGCCACCGCGCCGCGCACCGCATGGATCGTGCCGCCCGCCGGGGCCGACTGGCCGGTCGAGGGCGCCGCCACCCCGGAGGTGGCGCCGGCCGGGCCACCATGGATCAGCGTCAGCCGGTCGGCCGAGCCGCGCAGCAGCCCCCGCGACACGATGCTGTGGGCGATGACGGGCTCCGGCGCCGGCTGCTTCGACTGCGCGACGCCGCCGCCCATCACGGTCGAGCCGATCTCGGACGGGTCGACATGCGCGAGGTCGGTCCGGCCCAGATAGGAAATCGCGAGTTCGCGGAAGACATAGTCCAGGATCGAGGTCGCGTTCTTGATCGCGTCGTTGCCCTGCACGAAGCCCGCCGGCTCGAAGCGGGTGAAGGTGAAGGCGTCGACATACTCCTCCAGCGGCACCCCGTATTGCAGGCCGAGCGAGATCGCGATGGCGAAGTTGTTCATCAGGCTGCGGAAGGCAGCGCCCTCCTTGTGCATGTCGATGAAGATTTCGCCGAGCCGGCCGTCGTCGTACTCGCCGGTGCGCAGATAGACCTTGTGCCCGCCGACCACCGCCTTCTGGGTGTAGCCCTTGCGGCGGTCCGGCATCTTCTCGCGGGAGCGGATGCGCTCGACGCGCTCGATCA
Encoded here:
- a CDS encoding alpha/beta fold hydrolase, which codes for MYGEQNASLSDLTHTQAEGVQLAEIPACGHFPMYSNPALMWREITAFQARSSAE
- the gcvH gene encoding glycine cleavage system protein GcvH; protein product: MLRFTEEHEWLKLDGEIATVGITSHAAEQLGDLVFVELPKVGAVLTKGEAAAVVESVKAASDVYAPLDGEVTEINEAVVAAPETVNADPQGAGWLYRMRLKDPSAMEALMDEAAYAAFPK
- the gcvT gene encoding glycine cleavage system aminomethyltransferase GcvT, with protein sequence MPAQPAETVALRQTPLHDLHQRLGARMVPFAGYAMPLHYPAGLLKEHLHTRAAAGLFDVSHMGQIALRGDDLSQIALALESVIPADLLGLSDGRQRYGLLTDASGGILDDLMIARSGDGLVLVVNAANKQADAAYLRAHLPAWITIEELPRALLALQGPAAEAAMAELAPEIVQMRFMDVRPVTLLGIPCLVTRSGYTGEDGFEISVPADGAETIAEALLAKPAVLPVGLGARDTLRLEAGLCLHGADIDVTTSPVEAGLSFAIPRIRRRGGAREGGFPGAERILHELEAGVARRRVGLRPQGRTPVRAGASLHAAADGIRLGHVTSGSFGPSLGGPVAMGYLPTAYTDSGTCVFAEVRGQRLPLTVTSLPFHPAGFKRG
- a CDS encoding LysR family substrate-binding domain-containing protein gives rise to the protein MPTLTDETGRKSAPFDGSPTGPHAEVLRRSRSLEALADLPEIPLGTLAHEDFAMFSRRLSPVYFDHVVAACRAHGFSPRILHEVRSVTSQIAFVGCGQGIALVPSTFERLAPGNVIFRPLKERVDIVAAALAWSTARHNPLVHTVVELVRSGARAPAAENE
- the gcvP gene encoding aminomethyl-transferring glycine dehydrogenase, translating into MAAYDPYDFANRRHIGPTQGEIAEMLQRVGVASLDALIDETLPPDIRQREPIDFGRPLTERRLMERMRTVANKNRLLVSLIGQGYHGTTMPPAIQRNIFENPAWYTAYSPYQPEISQGRLEALLNFQTMVCDLTALDIANASLLDEATAAAEAMSMAKRVATSQRDTFFVDRDCLPQTIAVLRTRAAPLGWRVVVGDPFRDLEAEAVFGALFQYPGVNGAIHDFTGLITGLHAAGAVAVMAADPLALTLLKAPGEMGADIAIGSMQRYGVPMGYGGPHAGYMATRDAYKRALPGRIVGVSVDARGHRAYRLALQTREQHIRREKATSNICTSQVLLAVVASMYAVYHGPEGLKAIAQRVHRDAVRLADGLTQLGFSVEPAHFFDTITVAVGPFQGMILRSAVENGVNLRKIGDDRIGITVDERTRPDIIQAVWRAFGGTELVYDEAWPEPRLPAALTRTSAYLTHPIFHMNRAESEMTRYMRRLADRDLALDRTMIPLGSCTMKLNATAEMLPISWPEFSEIHPFVPDDQARGYAELIGDLSKKLCEITGYDAISMQPNSGAQGEYAGLLAIRAYHQARGEGHRTICLIPSSAHGTNPASAQMCGMSVIVVGADAHGNIDVDDFRRKAELHSHNLAACMITYPSTHGVFEARVRELCDIVHAHGGQVYLDGANLNALVGLARPGDIGADVSHLNLHKTFCIPHGGGGPGMGPIGVKAHLIPYLPTDPRSGETGAVSAAPFGSASILPISWGYCLMMGGRGLTQATRIAILNANYIAKRLEGAYSILYAGQKGRVAHECIVDVRPFQKSAGISVDDIAKRLIDCGFHPPTMSWPVAGTLMIEPTESETKAEIDRFCDALLAIREEIRAIEEGRADRTNNPLKQAPHTVQDLIGSWERPYSREAACFPAGSLGIDKYWPPVNRVDNAYGDRNLVCSCPPVELYDAAAE